One Actinomycetota bacterium DNA window includes the following coding sequences:
- a CDS encoding KTSC domain-containing protein: protein MQRIPVISSNCASVGYDPTTRTLEVNFILAIDSPDSYGSRHRRSACLSSMSSEAQHLGTCAVG, encoded by the coding sequence ATGCAGCGCATTCCGGTCATAAGCAGCAACTGTGCGTCGGTCGGTTATGACCCGACCACAAGAACTCTCGAGGTTAACTTCATCTTGGCGATCGACAGCCCGGATTCGTACGGGTCACGGCATCGGCGATCTGCTTGTCTGTCATCGATGTCATCCGAAGCGCAACACCTCGGGACTTGCGCAGTCGGCTGA
- a CDS encoding DUF2130 domain-containing protein, with product MHEIKCPHCGKTFNIDEAGYADILKQVRDEAFDQALHDRLVLAEQDKKQAVELAETKVASEMERAAAKKDAEIERLREELKTSVELAQAKATGELKEEATKKDAEIARLKAELEKADVAKQLELKEALGTVEKERDDLRRDLEVKDAQQKLIESSLKEKYETQIRDRDDAIERLKDLKAKLSTKLVGETLELHCETEFNKIRATAFPRAYFEKDNDGSSGSKGDYIFRDSDEACTECVSIMFEMKNECDTTATKKKNEDFLKELDKDRNEKGCEYAVLVSLLEPDNELYNTGIVDVSHRYPKMYVIRPQFFIPMITLLRNAAQNALKYKSELTLMKAQNIDITNFEEDLEAFKSGFARNYDLASRKFQNAIAEIDKTIKSLEKTKAELLGSENNLRLANNKAQDVSIKKLTRGNPTMAAKFAELEKADSSEE from the coding sequence ATGCACGAGATCAAATGCCCGCATTGCGGCAAGACATTCAACATTGATGAGGCCGGTTACGCGGACATCTTGAAGCAGGTACGCGACGAAGCCTTCGACCAGGCTCTGCACGATCGGCTAGTGCTAGCCGAGCAAGACAAGAAGCAAGCCGTTGAACTCGCAGAGACCAAGGTCGCCAGCGAGATGGAGAGGGCAGCAGCCAAGAAGGATGCGGAGATCGAGCGCCTCAGAGAGGAATTGAAGACGAGCGTCGAGCTGGCTCAAGCGAAGGCCACCGGCGAGCTCAAGGAGGAGGCTACGAAGAAGGACGCAGAGATAGCTCGCCTGAAGGCGGAACTGGAGAAGGCCGACGTCGCCAAGCAACTTGAGCTCAAGGAGGCACTCGGCACTGTTGAGAAGGAGCGCGACGATCTCAGACGTGACCTAGAGGTCAAGGATGCCCAGCAGAAGTTGATCGAGTCGTCACTCAAGGAGAAGTACGAGACACAGATCAGGGATCGCGACGATGCCATCGAACGCCTGAAAGACCTGAAGGCCAAGCTGTCCACCAAGTTGGTCGGCGAGACCCTGGAGCTGCACTGCGAAACGGAGTTCAACAAGATCCGCGCTACGGCCTTCCCTCGCGCCTACTTCGAGAAGGACAACGACGGCAGCAGCGGCAGCAAGGGCGACTACATATTCCGCGACTCCGACGAAGCATGCACCGAGTGTGTGTCTATCATGTTTGAGATGAAGAACGAGTGCGACACCACCGCGACGAAAAAGAAGAACGAGGACTTCCTCAAGGAACTCGACAAGGACCGTAACGAGAAGGGCTGCGAGTACGCCGTACTCGTTTCTTTGCTGGAGCCGGACAACGAGCTCTACAACACGGGCATCGTGGACGTGTCTCACCGGTATCCGAAGATGTACGTCATCCGACCACAGTTCTTCATTCCGATGATCACTCTACTTCGCAATGCTGCGCAGAACGCCTTGAAGTACAAGTCGGAGCTTACATTGATGAAGGCTCAGAACATCGACATCACCAACTTCGAGGAGGACCTGGAGGCGTTCAAGTCAGGCTTCGCCAGGAACTATGACTTGGCTTCACGGAAGTTCCAGAACGCCATCGCTGAGATTGACAAGACCATCAAGAGTCTCGAGAAAACGAAGGCCGAACTTCTTGGTTCCGAGAACAACCTCCGTCTGGCAAACAACAAGGCCCAAGATGTGTCGATCAAGAAGTTGACGCGCGGCAACCCGACTATGGCAGCGAAGTTCGCGGAGCTGGAGAAGGCAGACTCAAGCGAGGAATAG
- a CDS encoding sodium-dependent bicarbonate transport family permease, which produces MEVLLGFLSKFFEMLQTPTLAFLILGMLVAAVKSELRIPDAVYQFTVFVLLMRIGLNAGMEMRNADISAILLPALICVVIGIVVVLVGSAILTRLPGVKPVDAIATTGLFGAVSSGTFIAGTLALEDAGIAFEGWVAALYPFMDTPALVTAIVLANLHLKKKSGTAQGVSILAITKETFQGMAVTTLFAGILVGLLAQPSAVFEGFYDQLFIGFLSVLMLTLGMDAYSSLRDLFKVAHWYALYAAVAPLVHGLAGFGLGYIAHLLVGFSPGGVIMLAILASSNSDVSGPPTLRSGIPSANPSAYIGSSTGVGTPVAIGIGIPLFMYLGKVVFGI; this is translated from the coding sequence ATGGAGGTATTGTTAGGCTTTTTGTCAAAGTTTTTTGAGATGCTGCAGACGCCCACTCTTGCTTTCCTTATACTTGGAATGCTTGTCGCCGCTGTCAAAAGCGAGCTACGTATTCCTGACGCGGTATATCAATTTACCGTCTTTGTTCTGCTAATGCGAATCGGCTTGAACGCTGGTATGGAGATGCGTAATGCCGATATCTCGGCAATCTTGCTCCCTGCCCTGATCTGTGTGGTAATAGGAATTGTAGTGGTGCTGGTAGGTTCGGCGATACTGACGCGCCTTCCGGGAGTCAAGCCTGTAGACGCGATAGCCACTACCGGCTTGTTTGGTGCAGTCTCCTCCGGAACCTTCATCGCAGGAACACTTGCTTTGGAGGATGCCGGAATAGCGTTCGAAGGCTGGGTTGCGGCGCTATATCCATTCATGGATACTCCAGCGCTGGTCACCGCGATCGTTCTTGCTAACCTTCATCTGAAGAAAAAATCCGGGACGGCCCAAGGCGTGAGCATCCTCGCAATTACCAAAGAGACGTTTCAGGGAATGGCGGTAACAACTCTTTTTGCGGGAATACTTGTGGGTCTATTGGCGCAGCCAAGTGCGGTTTTCGAGGGTTTTTACGATCAGCTCTTCATCGGCTTTCTGTCTGTCTTGATGCTGACACTGGGCATGGATGCCTATAGTAGTTTGAGAGATCTTTTTAAGGTCGCTCACTGGTATGCTCTTTATGCTGCCGTAGCTCCATTAGTGCACGGCTTGGCGGGATTCGGCCTTGGATATATCGCACACTTGCTGGTCGGGTTCTCGCCGGGCGGGGTTATCATGCTCGCGATTCTTGCTTCTTCCAACTCCGATGTATCTGGCCCTCCAACACTTAGAAGCGGTATCCCCTCGGCTAACCCTTCGGCATATATTGGAAGCTCGACGGGTGTAGGAACCCCGGTTGCGATTGGTATCGGCATCCCCTTGTTCATGTATTTGGGAAAGGTAGTCTTCGGGATATAG
- the thiT gene encoding energy-coupled thiamine transporter ThiT translates to MPIRQFPTQIFVEIALCIALAAVLNAVRIFQMPYGGTVSLVMLPLIVIALRRGVLAGMIAGAGYGLIELMIEPMIVHPAQVLLDYPLAFGALGLAGIFHAKWQRGVLANRAKDAIWSAVLPAVIVATFARYVFHAASGYIFFAEYAPEGQPVIVYTLLYNLFVPVSALGVFAAAAVVLPALARHGFPQSDSRSSR, encoded by the coding sequence ATGCCGATAAGGCAATTCCCTACACAGATTTTCGTTGAAATCGCGCTGTGCATAGCGTTGGCAGCGGTTTTGAACGCGGTCAGAATTTTTCAGATGCCTTATGGTGGCACCGTTTCGCTTGTGATGTTGCCATTGATAGTCATTGCTTTGCGGCGCGGTGTTCTGGCCGGAATGATTGCAGGAGCGGGATACGGATTGATTGAGCTCATGATCGAGCCGATGATCGTCCATCCCGCTCAGGTGCTGCTCGACTATCCTCTCGCATTTGGCGCCCTTGGTCTTGCTGGGATATTCCATGCCAAGTGGCAGCGTGGCGTATTGGCCAACCGCGCCAAAGATGCGATTTGGTCCGCAGTTCTGCCTGCCGTGATCGTTGCAACGTTTGCGCGCTACGTATTCCACGCTGCTTCTGGATATATCTTTTTTGCAGAGTACGCGCCCGAGGGACAGCCGGTGATCGTTTATACGCTGCTTTACAATCTCTTTGTCCCAGTATCTGCCTTGGGTGTTTTCGCAGCGGCGGCGGTTGTGTTGCCCGCCCTTGCCAGGCATGGTTTTCCTCAATCTGATAGTCGGAGCTCGAGATGA
- a CDS encoding thiamine diphosphokinase produces MMGQECTLVAAAPYVTASAYKSVIAEAKCLIAVDGGVDLCKALGRVPDVVIGDFDSATLDGIEWAEASRAKIVRLSTDKDFSDLDAALKYAADMGSPRVNVTAAFSGRLDHSLACVGSLFRHAHLSPRISEPGFHGWILAPSGLSTLSLSMIGQTVSIVTAIGEATVSLDGFRYPLSRGVIDPLSSFAISNVVERFDSRITVHSGVILVTLMSLTDI; encoded by the coding sequence ATGATGGGCCAGGAGTGCACTTTGGTTGCAGCGGCCCCTTATGTTACCGCCTCCGCATACAAAAGCGTCATAGCCGAGGCAAAGTGTCTGATCGCCGTTGATGGCGGAGTCGACCTGTGCAAGGCTCTTGGGCGAGTTCCGGATGTCGTAATAGGCGATTTCGACTCCGCTACCCTGGATGGGATTGAGTGGGCGGAAGCCTCCAGAGCAAAGATAGTGCGCCTTTCGACAGATAAGGACTTTAGCGACCTGGATGCAGCACTGAAGTACGCAGCGGATATGGGCTCCCCGCGCGTTAACGTGACGGCTGCATTTTCTGGACGGCTGGATCATTCACTGGCATGCGTTGGATCGCTTTTCAGGCATGCCCACCTGAGTCCGAGGATATCTGAGCCTGGCTTTCATGGATGGATTTTAGCGCCTTCTGGCTTGAGCACTCTTTCTCTTTCAATGATCGGTCAAACTGTATCGATTGTTACCGCGATTGGGGAGGCCACAGTTTCCCTGGATGGCTTTCGCTATCCGCTTTCCAGAGGCGTGATCGACCCGCTATCATCGTTTGCTATAAGTAATGTTGTGGAGAGATTTGATTCGAGGATCACGGTGCACTCGGGTGTGATTCTGGTGACGCTAATGTCTTTGACCGACATTTGA
- a CDS encoding OFA family MFS transporter: MSSTVVATSPPTYIVSRWSIPIAGLLLTLMGGIAYAWGVFIVPLETTYGWTRAQAAMPVSIYLAVFSVTMIFGGMLQDKYGPRVVAVSGGVLFLIGYLLATQVERFTDVWWLVLTYGVIGGLGCGLAYCVAVPTIRKWFPDRVGFAITVGLIGFGIASAVFAPWITRLIATVGIPNTFLVLGIITSLVTFFAAWLIRLPAPGWSPPGWDSSPGANGNGLLAPRTEATLAEAMKTPKLYLIWIGFVLIIFGGLMAMTHVAPYGVSILGLEKTTAALAMTFFGLANGFGRPVAGYLAEKIGPVNVMLGTYLITAATYFAFNTFATSALTLYISAFILGFGFAVTLGLFPVLTTVSFGVKNLGAIYGVVFTAFGVSAFFGPQVGARLYDATGTYVVPFAVAGVFTLIGWLLALFAYKLKYKLP, from the coding sequence ATGTCAAGTACGGTTGTAGCAACGAGTCCGCCCACATATATTGTATCCCGGTGGAGTATACCGATCGCCGGGTTGCTGCTGACCCTGATGGGCGGAATCGCGTATGCGTGGGGCGTTTTTATTGTGCCACTGGAGACGACATATGGCTGGACCAGGGCACAGGCGGCTATGCCGGTGTCGATTTATCTTGCAGTGTTTAGCGTGACAATGATATTCGGTGGCATGTTGCAAGATAAGTACGGCCCCAGGGTGGTCGCCGTTTCTGGAGGCGTACTCTTCCTGATCGGATATCTGCTTGCAACACAAGTTGAGCGTTTCACCGACGTATGGTGGTTGGTTCTTACATACGGAGTTATCGGTGGACTTGGATGTGGTCTTGCATACTGTGTCGCGGTACCCACAATCCGGAAATGGTTCCCAGATCGAGTTGGGTTCGCAATCACTGTAGGACTGATCGGCTTTGGAATCGCCTCGGCAGTGTTTGCGCCCTGGATAACCCGTCTGATTGCTACAGTGGGAATCCCCAACACTTTTTTGGTGCTGGGTATTATCACCAGCTTGGTTACATTCTTTGCTGCTTGGCTGATAAGATTGCCCGCGCCAGGCTGGTCGCCACCAGGTTGGGACAGCTCTCCAGGGGCGAACGGCAACGGCTTGCTTGCGCCTCGAACAGAAGCCACCTTAGCTGAAGCAATGAAAACACCCAAGCTCTACCTTATATGGATAGGGTTCGTATTGATCATCTTCGGTGGGTTGATGGCCATGACCCACGTTGCCCCTTACGGAGTCTCAATCCTGGGACTCGAAAAAACAACGGCCGCTCTCGCAATGACCTTCTTTGGATTGGCAAATGGATTTGGCCGACCGGTTGCAGGCTATCTAGCCGAGAAGATCGGGCCCGTCAACGTGATGCTCGGCACATACCTGATCACCGCAGCCACTTACTTTGCCTTCAACACCTTTGCCACTAGCGCCCTTACCCTGTACATAAGCGCGTTTATATTGGGCTTCGGTTTCGCTGTAACCCTGGGATTGTTCCCGGTACTGACCACCGTGTCATTCGGAGTAAAGAATCTAGGTGCCATCTATGGTGTGGTGTTCACGGCATTCGGTGTGTCTGCATTCTTTGGCCCACAGGTTGGAGCCAGGCTTTACGACGCAACCGGCACATATGTGGTTCCATTTGCGGTGGCGGGAGTATTCACCCTTATAGGCTGGCTCTTGGCTCTGTTCGCTTACAAGCTGAAGTACAAGCTTCCCTAG
- a CDS encoding AAA family ATPase, with product MLRKLDSIKACGIFEDYRWGAGLPDLARINVIYGSNGTGKTSLSDALDGLRNADDGKGYKKLSVTIDDNGTSIATNGNDNPFFERVHVFSECYVSRSHKFTPAEAEMTAVLTIGEKAADVEKQLEYLRTTVAAKTAERDAAVDTERAANQAIETTYSRVSQQVVDAASKAGGRYHSRSNFSTRMVRTMFGQDHATWTELTKQEFQEKTGIINADKAEALPEEELVVSVPDDIRHRISAALGTTPSTIILDTLQTHPDATEWVDQGRHHHEGVDTCIFCGSSLSDERRSQIDQHFSDAVQQLQRELRGIMTELASIESKVESSLRAVPSKGLFLEDLRARYDESEGKLREELGSLQAWTNGVKKRLEAKLANVLMPVDPEVDAPSTVEGKEFIKLRDEHNDRVSKHDEVVQAAAKAVELHYLKKGESEVAGKKAESVKQKAAADKLNEELLKLTNQVTALEAVDGDPTPSAKVLTEEVARLLGRNELKFEAVDGKYQVTRDGEPATGLSVGERTAVTLVHFLEVVARCDACIGKPIVVIDDPVSSLDNEIFMGVSTYIWNEAVVKDHIAQLILLTHNFELFRQWDIQIEALHNSGRDKTTSKKMRDLCPASFYELKSKHVTRLSKTRRSPVIAEWPPTEATRKKVRSTYHHAFIATVDKLKDLQADDSMENRLDAQLLFPNVIRRMLETFLAFKHPEWVGNFTLAMHNSADLLREAGYQGDAGALRLRLTRYTHAYSHSESPATDTTVSPDEVKTAIEAVFEFMNQIDGPHFAGLCIVTGVDPKDVLPAASDELGAVEDAQEYDESKEEV from the coding sequence ATGCTCCGCAAGCTGGACTCCATTAAGGCCTGCGGCATCTTTGAGGATTACCGCTGGGGCGCGGGTCTCCCCGATCTCGCTCGGATCAACGTGATCTATGGATCCAACGGCACCGGCAAGACCTCACTCTCGGATGCACTTGACGGATTGCGAAACGCCGACGACGGAAAAGGCTACAAGAAGTTGTCGGTGACCATCGATGACAATGGAACCTCAATAGCGACCAACGGTAATGACAACCCGTTCTTCGAGCGGGTTCATGTGTTCAGTGAGTGCTATGTGTCTAGAAGCCACAAGTTCACGCCCGCAGAAGCAGAGATGACTGCTGTACTCACGATCGGCGAGAAGGCAGCCGACGTGGAGAAACAGCTCGAATATCTGCGAACGACGGTCGCCGCGAAGACCGCAGAGCGCGACGCTGCAGTGGATACGGAGCGTGCTGCCAATCAGGCGATAGAGACTACCTACAGCCGGGTGTCACAGCAGGTCGTCGATGCCGCCAGCAAGGCCGGGGGCAGGTATCACTCCCGCAGCAATTTCAGCACACGCATGGTCCGAACGATGTTCGGCCAAGACCACGCGACTTGGACTGAGCTTACTAAGCAGGAATTCCAGGAGAAGACGGGGATCATCAACGCTGACAAAGCGGAGGCGCTTCCCGAAGAAGAGCTGGTGGTCAGCGTACCGGACGACATCCGGCACAGAATCTCGGCTGCACTCGGGACCACGCCTAGCACGATCATCCTCGACACGTTGCAGACACACCCGGACGCCACCGAATGGGTGGATCAAGGTCGGCACCACCACGAAGGAGTGGATACGTGTATTTTTTGCGGATCTTCTCTCAGCGATGAGCGCCGTTCCCAGATTGATCAGCATTTTTCGGATGCCGTGCAACAACTGCAGCGCGAGTTGCGCGGAATCATGACCGAACTCGCGAGCATCGAGTCGAAGGTGGAATCCTCGCTTCGGGCCGTACCGAGCAAGGGCCTGTTTCTTGAAGATCTGCGCGCCAGATACGACGAATCCGAAGGAAAGCTCCGCGAGGAACTCGGCTCCTTACAGGCATGGACAAATGGGGTTAAGAAGAGGTTGGAGGCGAAGCTGGCGAATGTTCTGATGCCGGTTGATCCCGAGGTTGATGCACCGTCGACCGTGGAAGGCAAAGAATTCATCAAACTGCGCGATGAACATAACGATCGGGTCTCTAAGCACGATGAGGTTGTTCAAGCTGCAGCGAAGGCCGTCGAACTGCACTACTTGAAGAAGGGCGAGTCGGAGGTTGCTGGGAAGAAGGCCGAGTCGGTCAAGCAGAAGGCGGCGGCCGACAAGCTCAACGAAGAGCTTTTGAAGCTGACCAATCAAGTCACGGCGCTGGAAGCGGTTGATGGTGACCCGACTCCGAGTGCCAAGGTGTTAACCGAAGAAGTTGCGCGGCTGCTTGGGCGAAACGAACTGAAGTTCGAGGCCGTCGACGGCAAGTACCAAGTGACTCGAGACGGCGAACCAGCCACTGGACTTAGCGTAGGCGAGCGAACCGCTGTTACTCTCGTTCACTTTCTGGAAGTGGTAGCGCGGTGCGATGCCTGCATAGGCAAGCCCATCGTCGTAATCGATGATCCTGTTTCCAGCCTCGACAACGAGATCTTCATGGGTGTCTCCACTTACATATGGAACGAAGCAGTTGTCAAAGATCACATTGCCCAGCTGATCTTGTTGACCCACAACTTCGAGCTATTCCGGCAGTGGGACATACAGATAGAAGCGCTTCACAACTCAGGGCGAGACAAGACGACCAGCAAGAAGATGAGGGACCTCTGCCCGGCTTCGTTCTACGAGCTTAAGTCCAAGCATGTGACGCGCTTGAGCAAGACGAGGCGTTCGCCCGTCATCGCCGAGTGGCCTCCTACCGAGGCCACTCGCAAGAAGGTACGCTCGACGTATCACCACGCATTCATTGCTACAGTCGACAAGCTCAAGGATCTCCAGGCTGATGACTCGATGGAAAACCGGCTAGATGCGCAGCTGCTGTTTCCCAACGTGATCCGACGAATGTTGGAGACGTTTCTAGCCTTTAAGCACCCCGAGTGGGTTGGCAACTTCACTCTGGCCATGCACAACTCGGCAGATCTTCTTCGTGAGGCTGGCTACCAAGGTGATGCAGGCGCTCTGCGGCTGCGTCTGACCCGATACACGCACGCCTACTCACATAGCGAGAGCCCCGCGACCGATACGACTGTGAGTCCCGATGAGGTCAAGACGGCTATAGAGGCTGTCTTCGAGTTCATGAACCAGATTGACGGCCCTCATTTTGCGGGCCTATGCATCGTGACCGGAGTTGATCCGAAAGATGTATTGCCTGCTGCTTCCGACGAGCTCGGGGCGGTTGAAGATGCTCAAGAATATGATGAATCCAAAGAGGAGGTGTAA